Part of the Senegalia massiliensis genome is shown below.
ATGATTCTACAAAATACTCGTTCATATCTTTTTTATGATAATTAATATAATGATTATGGTCATCATTTTTATCAGGGATACCAAATGTATTCTTATTAAAAAAATTATCTTTTTCAATACTATATATCTCATTAAATTCATAATTATAAGAATGAATATCTCCTGAATGACCATTTTCACTAAATGAATAATCAAATGCATGACCTATTTCATGCAATGTATTAAGCTCTGTACTATATCTATCAAAAATAAATTTGCTTCTTTTATCACTTGGTTTATATGTTACATGTATAAAACCATCAGAGTGATAAAAAGTACCAATACTATCTTCATGATAAACATCATTAATATTAATTTTAACTTCATTATCTATTAATTTTGATAGTATATTATCAGGTAAGTTCATAACAATTTTTTTAGTTTGTTTTACATCTTTATTATCCATATAAGAATTATTAATAAATATACTTTGTACTTCATTTTTAAATTTATAATCGCCATATAGAAATGAACTTAAGATAACTATCCCTAATAGCAATATAGAAATAATACTTATAGATATTATTTTAACTTTTTTATTTGAACTTGTATTTTTATATTTATTATTTACAACATAACTCATAATATCAGCTCCCATTATCATTAATTTAAGTAATCATTTATAATACATAATTACATTTTTATTTTAATATCCAGGAATAAATATTTATTCTTGGATATTAAAATATTATATAAATCACTTTAATAATGTAAACAAAGTTGATATAATTGTTTTACATTGGTTTACACATATCAAGTAAATTTATTTACATTTGTAAACTGTATTAAAATTATTTTTATTTTGATGGCAGTCAAAATAAAGAGGTTTAATTAAATATTTTTATATATAATTCTGGTATTTATTTGTTGATACCAGAATTATATTTTTTATGGATTATTTTAATAAGCTTGTGCAACATCTACTATAACCCAATTTCCATTAATTCTTTCAAATAAAAACTCTAATTTTTCATCAGCATTTCCTTTTTCAGTTATTGTTTCATCTGAAAAAAAACTGTCAAAAGATTCTTCTTCAAAGTCATAATTTATATTAGCTATAAGTGAAACATGATCTATATCCCCTATAG
Proteins encoded:
- a CDS encoding anthrax toxin lethal factor-related metalloendopeptidase; this encodes MSYVVNNKYKNTSSNKKVKIISISIISILLLGIVILSSFLYGDYKFKNEVQSIFINNSYMDNKDVKQTKKIVMNLPDNILSKLIDNEVKININDVYHEDSIGTFYHSDGFIHVTYKPSDKRSKFIFDRYSTELNTLHEIGHAFDYSFSENGHSGDIHSYNYEFNEIYSIEKDNFFNKNTFGIPDKNDDHNHYINYHKKDMNEYFVESFAYYFASEETNKLLYEKAPKTYRYIEKTISINNEYTFIDYINNKLESL